Proteins encoded in a region of the Planococcus citri chromosome 1, ihPlaCitr1.1, whole genome shotgun sequence genome:
- the CDC50 gene encoding cell cycle control protein 50A — protein MSAEYPTTTRVLQKKPSESAFKQQKLPAWQPILTAGTVLPTFFAIGIAFIPIGVAILFFSEGVQERVVEYTDCNSTTDSGKPGRPCAEIIGDSRNHSITKPCICNVSFQLPNDYPGQVYIYYGLTNFYQNHRRYVKSRDDVQLLGKLNSQPSTDCAPYAFLNYGNGTRKPIAPCGAIANSMFDDEFQLFYGNSSLSLVPWDRTGIAWPSDKDIKFRNPPGVLKEAFAEFAKPVDWRKNIWELDTETKDDSNNGFQNEDFIVWMRTAALPNFRKLHRRVVHSEAPFQNGLPKGQYYLLVNYWYPVKGFKGTKSFILSTTSVLGAKNPFLGYSYIVVGSLCLVVGIIFLVIHIKYGKSTVEVVNVTPTTSYQ, from the exons ATGTCCGCCGAATATCCGACCACAACTCGAGTGTTGCAGAAAAAACCATCGG AAAGTGCTTTCAAGCAACAAAAACTTCCCGCTTGGCAACCAATTTTGACCGCCGGTACGGTTCTGCCGACCTTTTTCGCAATCGGTATCGCATTCATACCGATAGGAGTtgcgattttgtttttttccgaAGGC GTTCAGGAGAGAGTGGTCGAATACACCGATTGTAATTCTACTACAGATAGCGGCAAACCGGGCAGACCGTGCGCCGAAATCATCGGCGATTCTAGGAATCATTCGATTACCAAGCCGTGCATTTGTAACGTTTCGTTTCAGTTGCCAAATGATTATCCG GGGCAAGTGTACATTTATTACGGGCTGACTAATTTCTACCAGAATCATCGCAGATATGTGAAATCCAGAGACGACGTACAGCTGCTCGGTAAACTAAATAGTCAGCCGTCTACCGATTGCGCGCCGTACGCGTTTTTAAATTACGGCAATGGCACGAGAAAGCCGATCGCGCCTTGCGGAGCTATCGCCAATTCCATGTTCGACG ACGAATTCCAGCTGTTTTACGGAAATTCCAGCCTTAGCCTAGTACCTTGGGACAGAACGGGTATAGCTTGGCCATCGGACAAAGACATTAAATTTCGGAATCCGCCCGGCGTTCTGAAGGAAG CGTTCGCCGAGTTCGCCAAGCCCGTGGACTGGAGAAAAAATATTTGGGAATTAGATACCGAAACCAAGGACGATTCGAATAACGGATTTCAAAACGAAGATTTCATCGTTTGGATGCGCACCGCGGCTCTTCCCAATTTCCGAAAGTTGCACCGACGAGTCGTTCATTCGGAAGCGCCGTTTCAAAACGGTTTACCCAAAGGACAGTACTATTTATTGGTGAATTACT GGTACCCGGTTAAAGGATTCAAAGGCACCAAAAGTTTCATTCTATCGACGACGTCAGTGTTGGGAGCGAAAAATCCGTTCCTCGGATATTCTTACATCGTCGTGGGTAGTTTGTGTTTAGTGGTCGGAATTATATTTTTGGTTATTCACATCAAATACGGAAAAAG CACCGTGGAAGTGGTTAATGTTACTCCGACTACGTCGTACCAATGA